One region of Lytechinus pictus isolate F3 Inbred chromosome 8, Lp3.0, whole genome shotgun sequence genomic DNA includes:
- the LOC135154858 gene encoding uncharacterized protein LOC135154858, with the protein MAVSRNEDNTKKGLQTLEESLSEIPLNMRLFSLAMRSLYADKAVGGDKKAAVDFRKLRDNTRHDAMVYLKGVLPVATKFVSNISEFFEFYSALSYEEWCDMLKDIQQEISSYKGLAEVFVKMHEDILVTLKKREDEAAVIVKKLQNLQEEYDKRIKELRSTAETEIWAIGLSFVPFIGAIAATVLEACAYTDLAKAVAKGEESHILERGAIAIKETLIPALEKIIGGLEDAAGFFSVMENELAKFEGNANKALEYKMLHYKVMKKEAEKMDGLCMKFHAVLPAVRTDFLTIPTTGTDKSYVDKWLEEQKKVIKRKLKYKAVGILKAIREHDPASEK; encoded by the coding sequence ATGGCTGTTTCTCGGAACGAAGATAatacaaaaaaaggtcttcaaaccTTGGAAGAAAGCCTCTCTGAGATACCCTTGAACATGCGGCTTTTCTCACTCGCGATGCGTTCTTTGTATGCTGACAAAGCAGTTGGAGGGGACAAGAAAGCTGCTGTAGACTTCCGAAAGCTCCGTGACAACACACGTCACGACGCAATGGTCTACCTAAAAGGAGTGCTTCCGGTGGCCACCAAGTTCGTTTCCAACATCAGTGAGTTCTTCGAGTTTTACTCTGCTCTTTCGTACGAAGAATGGTGCGACATGTTGAAAGATATCCAACAGGAAATAAGCAGCTATAAGGGACTTGCTGAGGTCTTTGTCAAAATGCACGAAGATATACTGGTAACGCTGAAGAAAAGAGAAGACGAAGCCGCAGTGATTGTCAAAAAACTCCAAAACCTTCAAGAGGAGTACGACAAGAGAATAAAAGAACTCAGAAGTACCGCCGAAACGGAGATTTGGGCAATTGGGCTGTCATTTGTTCCCTTTATAGGCGCTATAGCAGCCACAGTGCTAGAAGCCTGCGCATACACTGACCTTGCAAAAGCAGTCGCTAAAGGAGAAGAGAGCCACATCCTAGAAAGAGGCGCCATAGCAATCAAGGAAACTCTCATCCCTGCCCTCGAAAAAATCATCGGTGGTCTTGAGGATGCAGCCGGTTTCTTTTCTGTCATGGAGAATGAGCTAGCGAAATTTGAGGGCAACGCCAACAAAGCCTTAGAATATAAGATGCTTCATTACAAAGTGATGAAGAAAGAAGCCGAAAAGATGGATGGGCTGTGCATGAAATTCCACGCTGTTCTACCGGCCGTCCGTACTGATTTTCTCACCATCCCTACGACTGGAACCGACAAGTCCTACGTTGATAAGTGGCTTGAAGAGCAGAAGAAGGTCATCAAAAGAAAGCTAAAATATAAGGCTGTTGGTATCTTGAAAGCCATCAGAGAGCATGACCCTGCTTCTGAAAAGTAA